The Solenopsis invicta isolate M01_SB chromosome 12, UNIL_Sinv_3.0, whole genome shotgun sequence DNA window GAGAAAAATGTGATTCAGTCAATCTTTGTGAGCGGAGAGAGCGgtgcgggagagagagagaatacggaTAGAAAGATGTGATTTAGTTAATATACGGATAGAAAGATGTGATTTAGTTAATCTTAGAGAGCAAAGAGCGGTGAAAGAGGAGAGAGAATACGGAGAGGAAGATGTGATTCAGTCTATCTTAGACAGCGAAGAGAAAGGAGAGGCGGAGAAAAggggagagagtgagagagagagagagaaaatatacgGAGAGAAAAATGTGATTCAGTCAATCTTAGAGAGcggagagcggagagagaggggagagagagagagagagaaaatacggATAGAAAGATGTGATTTAGTTAATCTTAGAGAGCAGAGAgcggagagaggagagagagaaggatTGATTGATAGACTTTATTTAGCTTTCACAGCTATTTCttgtacacaattattataattatatattaatattacctaATATATACTCTTTTAACAGTCTCTTAAACGCTACTAATTCGCTGCATTGCTTAATCACAGTGGGTaacgaattatacatttttataccttcataaaaaaggcttttttgagcacttctagttCTACGGAAAGTTACTGCTAAGTTTCCTGTCTGCCTCGTTTGTCTATCGCATTCTCCTCccactatctctattttattgtttaacgcctccgaagccatgccatttaatattttaaagataaatacactAACGTTATAATATAACCGTTGCCTTACAGACATGAACTGTAAGGCGTGTAGCATGTGTTCAATTTTGGTATATCTATTGCACTGTAAAATTACTCTCATGGCACGGTTTTGAGCTATCTGAAGTTTATTCAATTGCGTTTCACCCATCCCAACTAATAGAGTGGCACAGTACTCGAAATGAGGTGCTATGATGGACTTGTACACGATACATCTAGTATATGCTGATACGAAGTtacctattctatttaaaaagctagtctttttccttattttcttaagtatataatcgcAGTGGTCTTGAAATCTAAGTCTATCGTCTAGcattatacctaaatatttcatGGTTGATACTCGTTCTATCTCAATTCCATTCAGACACCTCACGACAGTCTTacctcttaattcttttctaatacttctaactatcatatattttgttttatctgcgttcatttttaacttatttatattcatccaatgttcgattacattaaaagccatattcatttttacctctacatccgcactactttctccacttacatatataagcatgtcatctgcaaacatttttatattgcacccttctggacatacttcaattatatcatttatatataatatactataaataGCAAAGGTCCCAGTACTGAACCTTGAGGCACTCCATATTCTGTAGGCAATAATTTAGACCATATCTGATTGGATCGAACCTGttgtttcctattatttaagtatgatttgaacCACTCTAGGGTCATTCCTCTAATtccgtattgatacattttttctaacaatctttctctatctattgtttcaaatgctctcttaagatccatgaagataactcctaccatttttccttcgctcactattaatttccattcgtctatgacagattgaatcgctgtttcacacgaataatattttctaaatcccgCCTGATGCTCTGttataataccgtttgtttccaaataggtttcaagttgttcttttactactaattctagcactttttcatatattggtaacatattaataggcCTATATTCGCTCGCTTTTTTGGCTTTATCTATCTTTGGAATCGGTACTATAGTAGAGGTTTTCCAACCTTCCGGACAGTGACCttctcttaaagaattatttattaaaatcgcaaattctttttttattacaggaaaAGCTACCTTCAATATATCACTAGTTATTCCCTCTTCCgtacctttcttttttggtaatcccataaaaatttcttctagctgctctagtgtaacaacctcaaaactttccataatttctttgttctcgatagtataaatagtttttttatttatattcatccaaaattcaattatatcactGCCGGATCTATCTACATTTATAGAATTTACTatactattaatactttgtatataatataaattaaatttatcggctATATTGCACTCTTCGGTATCGCCTAAGATctcaaaatctatatttcctATTTCCTGTATACCTACTGGCTCGCCTCTAATTACTTCTTTTAAGATTTTCCACATAGTCGTagggttttttttattaagatctaTCATACTTCcgtaatattctttcttttctttcctgattaattttactactccatttctttcaattttatactgtgACCAATTTTGTTCGGTATTGTCATACAATGCTTTCCTATATGCCCTATCCCTCCTATCCGCAGCCTCTCTTATCTCATCTGAGAACCATTTTTTCCCCTCCCATACTTttggaattctaaattttttcttcggtGCCATTACATCTAACGCATCTACTAtactgttaacaaattttttcgctcTCTCACTCACATCTACACATTCGCATTGCCATCCCTGACTTTCCTGTAACCtgttttttactaatataacaaATTCATCTTCATCGAACTCTTTGTAATTTCTAGCGCTAAATTCCCtgtatttactttcatttttactcACACTTAACTCTACTTTCAGCCACGCATGGTCCGTAATCTTAGGTTCATGAACTATTTgtactgttttattattattagaaaaaattaaatctataattgtctGACTGTCTTTTGTAACTCTCGTTGGTTCGTTCACATACTGTTTCATGCCCAAGCTTAACATTGTCTCTTGTAATTTCTTCGCATAAAACGTGTCCGCCATAAGGTCTATATTAAAATCTCCTATTACCATGTATTCTCCCTTTATTATTAACTCCTCTACTATATCCTCAAAAAATCTCATGAAATCTCCGTGCGATGCGCTTGGTGAGTGATATATTACCATTATCACtcctttataaagtttttcttttatttctatcgCAGCACACCAACAATTtgattctaacttttttattaatactacttcatatctaatatcgtctcttatatacataataactccCCCTGTGTTCCTATTTTCGGCATCGCATCTAACTACAGTGTAACCTGGCACATTTACTTCACTGTCTTCTATGTCACTAATTAGCCTGGTCTCCGACATCGCTACCATCACAGGATTTATCCTCTTCATAACCTGATGCTGTAGTTCGTCTATGTGTGCTGTTAAGCTCTgcgcatttgtatacataattatttcttttttcttctgtagttgctattttgtatcCTCACAACCtgctcttctcttctcttcctgtAACGCTCTCTTAAAAGTTGGACATTCTCGACTGATGGCTTCATGttcgtcatttatttttaaattgtatgttctatttttgaacatacaatttACATATTTGCTCTCCGTTGCTGTGCAAACCCGCGAGCTATGATTCCCTgcgcatttgcagcatgtttcttctctcgtacaatttttagcaatgtggaAGTACCCCCAGCACTTGAAACATCTTTTGACGCTGATGTGattaaatacaggacatttcttccatcctatatttagttttgatttcttcaatatcagctcGTGCGTCTCTTCATCTATTTCCATTATTACTGATCCTTCATTTCCTCTTCTTTGGttgttactcttttctttaaccattctcttcacaattcgcatatttactgtatctattctattctgcttcttaattgtatttataagttcattatcatctaagttcatctcttctaaatttatgttaacaatttttacttttggtttcGATCGAGACGACTCGAGCACTTTATAATTCTCTCCCAGCTTAGCTTGTactgtctctttcaattttttcatctCTTCTCCAGATTCACAACCCATAATTACTACTCCTttgctttctttctttaatttcgttactcccattgccatattttttatatctaccttctcttttattacttttttcgtgTCTTCACTCTCCTGTTGCAATTTTGGTTTAActattataacgttttctttcttcttttctttgacCGCTTCACTGTAGCTTCTCTGTGGTCCTTCTTTTGATCCATGTATCATTTTCTTCAAAGTTTCTAATTCTTGTTtgacattttctaattcttcctgaactacttctttaatcattgttttaatttcgtttttacgTACCGCCTCAtcttctatttcttttacagctcttataatccaatctatttttaaatcgaTTCCTGACCCTTTACTTCCACTGCTCATTCCTACGGATCCTGTCGATGATGTCCTATCTCTTTCTGTCGGTGTCGGTGCTTTTTCAATGTCAGTCAAGAATTCCTCAAATGGGCCTTTACACGGCACGTACTCTTGATTTCTGTCGAAAATTCTATGCTTATTTACACATCCTGGATGGTAAAAAAGCTTTGGGCAAGTTTTACATCTAACAACTTTGCTCTTAATTGCCTTCCTACATGCCGAGCATCGGTATTCTGCATATTCCTCGTCCATGCTGATAATTACCGGCCGAAACCGTTAATATCAGCATAACCGATCCGTCACCTGTGATCCACTTTCACACGTCAGCACTATTGTGTCCACGTATAATGTCTACTGTCTTGTGAGACTTCGATGTCCCAAACAGTAAATTCACTGGTCACATTCACAGATCGCTATATCCCGGCTAGATAACTTTCACAGCTATCCCCGGTCTATGACGGCGCAAAACAATCAACTTATTTTATGTCTTTTCTCACTTTAAAGCactcaaaaattattacatttgcgGAGCGACTCTCGACACGTCTTCTccttgcgagagagagagaggaagagagagagagagagagaaaatacggAGAGAAAGATGTGATTCAGTCTATCTTAGACAGCGGTGAGAGCGGAGAGAAAGGAAAGGGGGAGAAAAggggagagagtgagagagagagagagagagaaaatatacgGAGAGAAAAATGTGATTCAGTCAATCTTAGAGAGcggagagcggagagagaggggagagagagagagagagagagagagagaatatacgGGGGAAAAATGTGATTCAGTCAATCTTAGAGAGcggagagcggagagagaggggtgagagagagagagagagagagagaatacggaTAGAAAGATGTGATTCGGTCTATCTTAGAGAGCGGAGAGAGCGGAGAaaaaggagagagggagagagggggagagagagagagaaaatatacgGAGAGGAAA harbors:
- the LOC120359162 gene encoding uncharacterized protein LOC120359162, yielding MVIYHSPSASHGDFMRFFEDIVEELIIKGEYMVIGDFNIDLMADTFYAKKLQETMLSLGMKQYVNEPTRVTKDSQTIIDLIFSNNNKTVQIVHEPKITDHAWLKVELSVSKNESKYREFSARNYKEFDEDEFVILVKNRLQESQGWQCECVDVSERAKKFVNSIVDALDVMAPKKKFRIPKVWEGKKWFSDEIREAADRRDRAYRKALYDNTEQNWSQYKIERNGVVKLIRKEKKEYYGSMIDLNKKNPTTMWKILKEVIRGEPVGIQEIGNIDFEILGDTEECNIADKFNLYYIQSINSIVNSINVDRSGSDIIEFWMNINKKTIYTIENKEIMESFEVVTLEQLEEIFMGLPKKKGTEEGITSDILKVAFPVIKKEFAILINNSLREGHCPEGWKTSTIVPIPKIDKAKKASEYRPINMLPIYEKVLELVVKEQLETYLETNGIITEHQAGFRKYYSCETAIQSVIDEWKLIVSEGKMVGVIFMDLKRAFETIDRERLLEKMYQYGIRGMTLEWFKSYLNNRKQQVRSNQIWSKLLPTEYGVPQGSVLGPLLFIVYYI